The DNA window GCGCGCGTACGGGCACCGGCGTCCTACGGGGCCGGCGGCCGGGGCGTGCGTGCCCGGACGGCCTCCCCCTCTGTCATCGGAACCTGAGAGCTTCACCGGCCCGCCCGCGCCCGGGGGTTGCGACCCGTGCCCGTGCCCGCCGGCTTGCACCGTCGGTGAGGGGCCGACCGCCGGCTTCTGCACCGGCCGCGCCCGCCCCTGCTTTCCAGAGTGACCTCGCCCGTCCGGTACGGATGCCTGAGAGATTCCGGGGAGGAGTTGCTCCTTCGGCGCCGCGCCCCGTCGATGCGGGGGCGTGAGGACTCTCCCGAACGGGCTCGACGGTCATCCCCACAGTACCAGCGGACCCCCGCGCACCCCGGGTCGACCGCGTCACCACCAGCGGCGGCGACCGGCACCGGAAGCCCGGCGCCGGAAGACCTCTGCTACCCCCGAACGGTCCACTGGAATCCCGCTCGGCCCTCCCCAGGTCGACAGCGGGACAAATATGCCTTTTGGTGTGAGATGGCGGTGTGACCGCCTGCTACTCACCCACCGCCCCGGCCCTCGGGGCCCGCCGGCGCCTGCGCCGGGGAACCGCACTGGAGGAACCGTGCAGACCGACATCGATCCGCGGGACCTGATCGGTCACAAGGCCGTCGACCGGAACGGGGACAAGATCGGCACCGTGGACGAGGTGTACCTCGACGACGCGACCGGCCGCCCCGAGTGGGCCGCGGTCCGCACCGGCGTCTTCGGCCGCGACGCCTTCGTCCCGCTCAACGCAAGCGAGTTCTCCGGCGACCAGCTGCGGGTGCCGTACGAGAAGTCGCTCATCAAGGACTCCCCCGACTTCGGCGCGGGCCAGCACCTCTCGCCCGCGCAGGAGATGCAGCTCTACCGCTACTACGGCCTCGACGCCCCCGGCGGCCGCGCGCCGCAGAGTGCGGCGCAGCCCGCGCCGGACCGCGACTTCGGCGCGGTGCCGGCCGCCGGCCCCGCCCAGGACCAGGCCCAGTCGCAGTCGCAGTCGCAGGCCCAGACCCAGGCCCAGGCGCCCGCAGCGGCGCAGGAGGCCCGGCCGCACCAGGAGGCCCAGGCGGCCCAGGCGGCCGAGTCGCGCCGCACCGAGGAGACGGCCGCCCGGGCACGCCTGGCATCGGAGGACCAGAGCGCGTCCGCGCACCGGCCGAGCACGGTCGAGCACATCCACGCGGCCCCCCGGTTCACCGAGCCCGGCCCTGCCCAGACCTCGGCGGCGCGGCAGGAGTCCTCCGCCACGACCCGGCCCGGCCCCTCGCACCTGGACGTGGTCTGCCGTGAGGAGCGGGTGGAGGTGACCACCGAATGGCACGTCCTGGGCACCGCCCGGCTGCGCAAGTACGTGGTGACGGAGGAGGTGGAGCGCCGTATCCCGGTGGTCCGGGAGCGGGTGCGGATCGAGCGGGTGCCGGTCACCGAGGCCGAACTCGCCGGGCTGAGCGACGAGGACATCACCGAGGCCGTCGAGGAGGTCACCCTGCGCGAGGAGCGCCCGGTGGTCCGCAAGCGGATGGTGCCGATCGAGCGGGTCCGGCTGGTCGTGGAGCGGGTCACCCACGAGGAGGTCGTCCGCACCCAGCTGCGCCGCGAGCAGGTGAAGGTGCACGACGGCGGCGCGACCGGCCGGACCGACCTGGGCGGGTCGCCCGACTCCCCCCATGTGGTGCAGTTCAACGGCTCGGGTCCGTCCTCGCACCTGGAGCAGCCGATCGCCTGACCCGGACGCGGTGCCGCCCGCGCCCCGGCACCGCGCGCCATGCGCGCCACCGCACCCAGCCCGACACCCCGGTCACCCGGTCGGCCACCTCCCTACCCCGGCAGGTGGCCGACCGGGTGACCGGGCGCCGTCGCGGGCAGGGGCGGGGCGGGCGCGGGCTGCAGGTCCGGGTCGTCCACCAGGAAGGTCCGCACCCTGCCCGGGGCCGAGCCTGGGGTCTCGAAGCGGACCGTCACCCGGCCCACCCCGCTGCCCTGGACCCAGCCGGGCCCGAACTCGGCGTGCTGCACGTCGTATCCCGGCAGCCATCGGCGGGCCGCAGGGGCGTCCCCGACCGGCTCGGCGGCCCGGCCCGGGTGGAAGGCCCTCGGCGCACCGGGACCGCCGTACGCGGCCTCGCCCCCGTCGCCCGTACCCCCGCCGCCCGTGCGCCCGTCGCCCGTGCCCCCGGCCTCGCCGCCACTCCCGCCGTGACCGCCGTGGTCACCGTGGTCACCGTCCCCGAGGTCGCCCTGCCCCGCGCCGTCCGCCTCCTCCTCCGACAACCGGGCGGCCTGCGCAAAGAGGTCCTCCTGGGTGAAGTCGGCAAGGCCGGACACGCCCACCCCGAGCAGCCGTACGCCGCCCGTGACCTCGACCTGCTCCACCAGCCTGCGGGCCGTCTCCGCGATCACCGAGGGGTCGTCGGTCGGCGCCCGCAGCGTCTCCGAGCGGGTCAGGGTGCTGAAGTCGAACCGCCGCACCTTCACCACCACCGTGCGGCCGGACCGCCCTGCCGCGCGCAGCCGCCGGAC is part of the Peterkaempfera bronchialis genome and encodes:
- a CDS encoding DUF2382 domain-containing protein, which encodes MQTDIDPRDLIGHKAVDRNGDKIGTVDEVYLDDATGRPEWAAVRTGVFGRDAFVPLNASEFSGDQLRVPYEKSLIKDSPDFGAGQHLSPAQEMQLYRYYGLDAPGGRAPQSAAQPAPDRDFGAVPAAGPAQDQAQSQSQSQAQTQAQAPAAAQEARPHQEAQAAQAAESRRTEETAARARLASEDQSASAHRPSTVEHIHAAPRFTEPGPAQTSAARQESSATTRPGPSHLDVVCREERVEVTTEWHVLGTARLRKYVVTEEVERRIPVVRERVRIERVPVTEAELAGLSDEDITEAVEEVTLREERPVVRKRMVPIERVRLVVERVTHEEVVRTQLRREQVKVHDGGATGRTDLGGSPDSPHVVQFNGSGPSSHLEQPIA